ACCGCGGACTTCGTCAGGGCGGCCATGTCCCCGCCGCTGGAGAAGTCGAACGGCATGACCGACCAGACGTCGACCGGGGCGCCGATCGCCTTGGCCTGGTTGATCAGGCGCTTGCCCCACGAATCGGGGCCGGTCGTGGTGGTGCCGATGGTGATGACGACCTTCAGGTTCGGGTTCTTCTGCTTGGTCAGCTTGACCGCGTTGAGGATGCGGTCCTGCACCGTGTTGTTCTGGAACTCGTCGGTGTTCTCGATGTCGAGGTCGATCGCCTTGAGGCCGTAGGCGTCGATCACCTTCTGGTAGGCACCCGCGAGCGCCGAGGCCGACGTGCACTTCGAGCCCAGCTTCGTGCCGGACCAGCCGCCGAAGGAGGGGATCACGTCCCCGCCCGCGTTGCGGATGTTCTGGATCATCGTCTTGTCCGAGCCGGTCAGCGAACGGCTGCCGTCCCACTTCGGGTTGCAGGTCCCGTCGGACAGGACGAACGCGAGGGTAAACGCTTTCACACCGGTGGCGGACATCGCCGCGGTCGGGCTGGTCTGCCCGCCCCACTGGTACAGGTACGGCGAAGCGAGCACCGGGTCGACCGCGGCCATGGCCTGCGGGGCGAGGCCGACCGCCGTCGCCATCGCGGCTCCGGCCGCGACCGCGAGGGTGACCAGACGGCGCACTGATTTCATGGGGGTCCTCCAAACGTGCAGGGTGGAGCACCTCCGGTTTGAGGCGGCGGGATCAACCCTGGAGGAGCACTGTGTGCCACCACACAGTGGACTAGACCAATGTTGCGTGTCAACCCTTCTTCGGTCGGAAATATGACTCACGGTGTGCGCATGGTTCCCGAGCGTCGGCGGTGTGAGATTCCCCTGAAGGCGGAGTGACAGCGCCCGCCATTCCGGCTACTTTGCCGAAATGGTGGGGGATTCCACGGTCGCCGCCGGCGGGGAACGCCGCCCGGGCCGGTTCCTGCCCGCCGTCGTCCCGCTGCGCTGGGCGCTGTGGCGGCTGCCGCGCCGCGGCCAGGTCGTCTACCTCGTCGCGGTCGACGCCCTCGCCGTCGCCGCGGCCGTGCTCGCCGCTCTCCGGTTCCCGCCGCTCGCCACCATGGCGGCACCGTTCGCGCTGCTCCTGGGCGGGATGCTGGTGTCGGCCGAGCTCGCCCGCGCGGTGGAGCGCCACCGCGAGGAAACCCTCCTCGGCCCCGGCGTCGACACCCCGTGGATCTTCGCCGGCGTCCTGGTGCTCCGGCCGGGCCTCGCCGTCGCCCTGGTCGTGCTGTCCGCGCTGCACCAGTGGTTCCGGGTCCGCAGAAGACCCGTGTACCGCCAGGTGTTCGGCGCCGCCGCGACGGCGCTGGCCGGCCTCGTCGCCGGCGCGTTCCTCACCGCGACGGGCGCCGGGCCGCTCGGCGAGGTCCTCGACGCCCGCACCGTCCTCCTGCTGACCGTCGCCGGTGTGGTGTTCCTGGCGGTGAACGCCGCGCTCGTGACCGCCGCCGACGGCCCCCGCCACCCCCGCGAAGCCCTTCCGGGACACGCTTTCGACGCCGCGATGACCGCGTCCGCTCTGCCGCTCGCCTGGGCCGTCGCGGCCGCGCCGCTGCTGGTCCCGCTGCTGGCCGGCGCCACCGTCGTGCTGCACCGTGGCGGGCTGGGCCGCGGCCGACGCGACCACGTCACCCTCGATCCCGGCACCGGCGTGCTGACGGCCGCGTCGTGGCGCGGCGCCGCCGAAGCCGAGCTGGACCGGCTCGGCCGCCACGGCCCCGGCCAGGCCGTGCTGCTGCTCGACCTCGACCACTTCCGCCAGCTCAACGACCGCTACGGCGCCCGCATCGGCGACGCGGTCCTGCGCGCGGTCGCCGACACCCTGCGCGACGAGGTCCGGGCCGCCGATCTCGTGGGCCGCTCCGGCGGCGAGGAGTTCGCGGTGCTGCTGCCCGGCACGGGCCGCTTCGACGCCATGGCGATCGCCGAGCGGATCCGCCTGCGGATCGCGTCGACGCTGGTGGCGTTGAAGGCCTCCGGCGACGGGCCGCAGTTCGTCGGCGTGACGGTGTCGATCGGCGTCGCGGGCTGCGCCGACGGGCTGCTCTCGGACGCCCTGCTGGCCGCGGAAGCGGCGGTGCTGCAGGCGAAGGCCGCGGGCCGCAACCGCACGATCTGCGCGGAACCCTAGGTCATCGTGATGGCGTTGAGCTTCTCCCGCAGGTAGTCGGCCGCGATCACTTCCGGGTAGGTCGTCTTGCCCAGCGGGGGTGCCAGCGACGTGATCCGCGCGTCGTGGTCGGTCTCGTAGAAGAAGATCAGCGACACCAGGTCCTCCTCGGGCGCCGACGCCGCCGGCGGCAGGACGCGGTGGCGCGTCGACCGCCAGCGGTCGCCCGTCCAGCGGGCCATCAGGTCACCGATGTTCACGGTGAACGCGTCGGGGTGGAACGGCGCGTCCTCCCACTCGCCGCCGGCGGTGTAGACCTGGAGCCCGCCGACGCCGGCCTGGCGGTCGAGCACGGTCACCGTGCCGAAGTCGGTGTGCGGCCCGATCCGGAACTGCTCCGGCTCCGGCGCGCCGACGTGGGTCATCGGCGGGTACCAGTTGATGTTGAACGTGTACGTCGGGTGCGCGGTGTGGCGGGTGAAGTGGCTCTCGGCCAGGCCGAGCGCCGCGGCGAAGATCTCCAGCAGGTGGTCCGACAGCGCCCGCATCCGGCGCATGTACTCCGTGGCCGTCTCGGCGAGCCCCGGCACCTCGTCCGGCCACACGTTGGGCTGGAACCAGAACCCGTCGATCTCGGCGACGCCCACGCCGAAGTCCGCGCCCGCGGAGTACGACTCCTTGAGGTCCGGCGGCGTCTCGGTTCCCTCGGCGTAGCCGTTGGCCTCGACGCCGGGCGGCAGCCAGCCGCGGCCGCCGACGGTGACGGCGTAGCGCTGCTTGACGTCCTCGGGCAGCGCGAAGAACTCCCGCGCCAGCTCACGCGTGCGGCGGCGCAGGTCGTCCGGGACGCCGTGCCCGGTGACCAGCAGGAACCCGGACTCGCACAGCGCGCTGTCGATCCGGGCGGCCACTTCGGCGCGGCCCTCGGACGTGCCCGCGAACCACGGTGAGAGGTCCACGAGCGGAACGGTTGACGGCATACCGGCTCCTCGTAACGCACTGTCCTATTCGGACTTTTCGACCCCGATGTCCTCGTACCACAGGTCCGGGCGCGCGGCGATGAACTCCGTCATCAGCGCGGTGCAGGCGGGGTCGTCGAGCAGGGTGATCTCCACGCCGAGCCCGGCCAGCCAGTCGTGCCCGCCGTGGAACGTCGTGGCCTCGCCGATGACGACCCGCCCGATCCCGAACTGACGGACGAGCCCGGAGCAGTACCAGCACGGCGAGAGCGTCGTGACCATGATCGTGTCGCGGTAGTGCGGGCGGCGCCCGGCGTTGCGGAACGCCGAGGTCTCGGCGTGCATCGAGGGGTCGTCGTCCTGCACGCGCCGGTTGTGCCCGCGGCCCAGCAGGGTGCCCGCGGTGTCGAACAGCGCGGCCCCGATCGGCACGCCGCCCTCGGCCTTGCCCAGCTCGGCTTCTTCACGGGCGACGGCGAGCAGGGCGCCAGGGTCGATCGGCATGCGTCACTCTTTCCGCCCGACGCCGTCCGTGGCAAGTGTTTGACCATCCGACTGCACCATCCGGCAGATCGCGGACCGAAGCTGTCCGCGATGTCTGACACACTGCGTTCCATGTACGGCACATCGGAACGCCTGCTCAGGCTGCTTTCCCTGCTGCAGGCCCGGCGCGACTGGCCGGGCGCGGACCTCGCGTCGCGGCTCGAGGTCGACGTCCGCACGATCCGCCGGGACGTCGAGCGGCTGCGGTCCCTCGGCTACCCGGTGCACGCGACACCCGGCGTCGCCGGCGGCTACCGGCTCGGCGCGGGTGCCGCGCTCCCGCCGCTGCTGCTGGACGACGACGAGGCGGTCGCCGTCGCGGTCGGCCTGCGCACGGCGGCGAGCGGCACGGTCAGCGGCATCGAGGAGACGTCGGTGCGCGCGCTGGCGAAGCTGGAGCAGGTGCTGCCGGCGCGGTTGCGGCCGCGGGTGAGCGCGCTGCAGGCGGCGACGATGTCCCTCCCGGGTGGCGGCCCGACGGTCGACGCTTCGGTGCTGACGGTGATCGCGGCGGCCTGCCGCGACCACGAGCGCCTGCGCTTCGGCTACGGCGACCGCGCGGGCACCGAGACGGAACGGTCGGTCGAGCCGCTGCGCCTGGTCCACACCGGACGGCGCTGGTACCTGGTGGCGTTCGACCTCGACCGCGACGGCTGGCGCACGTTCCGCGTGGACCGCATCACGGGCGTCCCGGCGCCGAGCTTCCGCTTCGCGCCGCGCGAACCCCCGGCCGAGGACCTGGCGGCGTACGTGTCGCGCCAGATTTCGTCGGCGCCGTACCCGCACCAGTTCGTGCTGCGGGTGGCCGCCCCGGCGGCGGTGCTGTCCGAGCGCATCCCGCCGACGGTCGGCGCGGTGGAGCCGATCGACGAGCACAGCTGCCGGGTCCGGACCGGGGCGAACACCCTGGACACGGTGCCGTACTACCTGGCGCAGTGGGGGTACGACTTCGTGGTGGAGGAGGCGCCGCCGGGCCTGGTGGAGCGGCTGCGGGCGGTGGCCGAGCGCTTCGCCCGGGCGGTGGGCTGAAGGGCCCCTTCGTGCGCGTGAGGCGCTGAAGAGGCCCTTCCGCTCCTCGGATGCGAGGAAGGCGCCCTTCAGCCCGCCGCCACCCGCGCCCGGTCGCTTTCCCCGTCGCTCAGGAAGGCCGCCAACGCGCTTCCCTCCTCGGCGACCTCGCGGCGTTCGGGCTTGGTCAACCGCCGCAACGGCCGCACCACCACCGTTTCGGCCGCCACCGTCCAGGTCGCCGAAACCCGGCCGTCCACCAGCACCACCCGTTCGCCCGCGACCGAGAGGCCGCGGTGGGCGTCGTCGATGATGCGGGTCCGGTCGTCGTAGCCGAGGATCGCGTTGTCGAACGCCGGCAGGAACCGCACCGGGGCCGGCGTGTCCGGGCCGGGGCGGGGCGCGTCCGGCAGGTCGAGCAGCTCCCGGCCCCGCTCGTCGCGGAAGGCCACCAGGTCCTCGCGCACCGCTTTCACCGCGGCCGGCAGCCCGGCCAGGCCGCACCACGCGCGCAGGTCCGCCGTCGCCGCCGGACCGAACGCGGCCAGGTAGCGCTTCACCAGTGCCCGCCCGACTTCGTCGTCCGGGTGGAGCGGGTCGACCTCGCGGCCCAGCCACGACGCGAGCGGCAGGTTCCGCACGCCCGCCCGGGCGCGCCACAGTCCCCGGGGCGGCAGCTGCGCCACCGGGATCAGGGCCGCGACGAGCATTTCGCCGAGGGGCCGCGGCCCGGCGGAAGGCCACCGGTCCGCGACCGCCCTGGCCAGCTCGGCCATCGAGCGGGGCTCGCCGTCGGCCAGGACGGCCCGGCCCGCCGCCGCGAGCTCGTCGAGGTCCACCCCGTCGAGCTCGCGGCGGTAGGTGCCGAGGACGCGCTGGCGCAGCATGGCGTCGAAGCGCGCCCGCCACGCCAGGACGTCCTCGGCGGTGAGCAGGTGGACGGTCCGGCGCATCAGGTGCGTGCGCACCACGCGCCGCTCGGCGAGCAAGTCCGACAGCGCCGCCGGGTCGAACGCGCGCAGCCGGGACCACAGCCCGGTGAAGGGTTCCTGCGGCTCCTGCGCCTGCAGGCCGCCGAGGTGCGCGACGGCGGCGTGCACCGGCAGCGCGGCGCGGTCGAGCAGCAGTTGCCGGGCGAGCGTCGCGCGGTTGAGCGACCGGGCGTCCAGCACCGTCACGTCGACTTCTGGCCGTCGAGCGTCTCGCGGAGGATGTCCGCGTGGCCGGCGTGCTGGGCGGTCTCGGCGATGACGTGCAGCACGGCCCGCCGCGCGGTCCACACCGTGCCCGGCCGGTTCCACGGTGCTTCCGGCAGCGGGTGCGTCGCGGAGAGTTCGGGCACCGTGCGGATGACGTCCTCGCTGCGCTTCGCGACGTCTTCGTAGCGCGCGAGGACGCCGGCCAGGGTGTCGCCGGGCTGCATGGCGAACTCGTTCTGGTGGTCGATCGCCCATTGCGGGTATTCGCGGGCGGTCCCGGCCGCCATGTCCGCCCAGGTCACGCCGTCGGGCAGGTCGTAGCGCATGGCCGACGGGCCGTCGACGACGAAGCGCAGCCAGTTCTCCTCCATGGACGCGACGTGCTTGACGAGCCCGCCGAGGCACAGCGCGCTGACGGTCGGCCGCGCGCCGGCCTGCTCGTCGGTGAGGCCGTTCGTGGCGGTGATGAGGGCGGCTCGCGCGGTCGCCAGCTCGGCGATGAGGTCGGCGCGTTCGGTTTCGTGGGTCATGGGACCACCGTGTCAGGGGTAGCGGACAGGGTGTGTCCGCTACTGCGGGCAAAATCGGGGTATGCCGAAAACTTCCGCGCGCCTGCTCGCCCTGCTGTCGCTGCTCCAGGCCCGCCGCGACTGGCCGGGGACGCTCCTGGCCGAGCGCCTGGAGGTGAGCGCGCGCACGGTCCGCCGCGACGTCGACCGCCTGCGCGAGCTCGGCTACCCGATCGTGACGGCCAAGGGCCCCGACGGCGGCTACCGGCTCGGCGCGGGCGCGGACCTGCCGCCGCTGCTGTTCGACGACGAGCAGGCGGTCGCCCTCGCGGTGGCGCTGCGGACGGTCACCGGCGGCGGGATCGAGGAAGCGGCGGCGCGGGCCCTGACCACGGTCCGGCAGGTGATGCCGGCCCGGCTGCGCCACCGCGTCGACGCGCTGCACGTCACGGCGGTTTCCGCGGGGCCGCCGGTGGACCCGTCGGTGCTGGCGACGCTGAGCGCGGCGGTCCACGCGCGTGAGGTGCTGCGGTTCGACTACGCGTCCTCGGACGCGCCGCGCCGAGCCGAGCCGCACCACCTGGTGACGAGAAGCGGGCGCTGGTACCTGGTGGCGTGGGACCTCGACCGCGCGGACTGGCGCACGTTCCGCGTCGACCGGGTGACGCCGCGGGTCCCGACCGGACCTCGCTTCGAGCTGCGCGACCTGCCCGGAGGAGACGTGGCGGCGTTCGTGGCGGACCGGTTCTCGGGCAAGGACGGCGGCGAGTGGCCGTGCCGAGGCGAGGTGATCCTGGACCTGCCGGCGCGGGTGGTGTCGACGTACGCCGGCGACGGCGTGGTGGCGGAGCTGGGGCC
This genomic window from Amycolatopsis mongoliensis contains:
- a CDS encoding helix-turn-helix transcriptional regulator; this encodes MYGTSERLLRLLSLLQARRDWPGADLASRLEVDVRTIRRDVERLRSLGYPVHATPGVAGGYRLGAGAALPPLLLDDDEAVAVAVGLRTAASGTVSGIEETSVRALAKLEQVLPARLRPRVSALQAATMSLPGGGPTVDASVLTVIAAACRDHERLRFGYGDRAGTETERSVEPLRLVHTGRRWYLVAFDLDRDGWRTFRVDRITGVPAPSFRFAPREPPAEDLAAYVSRQISSAPYPHQFVLRVAAPAAVLSERIPPTVGAVEPIDEHSCRVRTGANTLDTVPYYLAQWGYDFVVEEAPPGLVERLRAVAERFARAVG
- a CDS encoding nucleoside deaminase, whose protein sequence is MPIDPGALLAVAREEAELGKAEGGVPIGAALFDTAGTLLGRGHNRRVQDDDPSMHAETSAFRNAGRRPHYRDTIMVTTLSPCWYCSGLVRQFGIGRVVIGEATTFHGGHDWLAGLGVEITLLDDPACTALMTEFIAARPDLWYEDIGVEKSE
- a CDS encoding isopenicillin N synthase family dioxygenase; the protein is MPSTVPLVDLSPWFAGTSEGRAEVAARIDSALCESGFLLVTGHGVPDDLRRRTRELAREFFALPEDVKQRYAVTVGGRGWLPPGVEANGYAEGTETPPDLKESYSAGADFGVGVAEIDGFWFQPNVWPDEVPGLAETATEYMRRMRALSDHLLEIFAAALGLAESHFTRHTAHPTYTFNINWYPPMTHVGAPEPEQFRIGPHTDFGTVTVLDRQAGVGGLQVYTAGGEWEDAPFHPDAFTVNIGDLMARWTGDRWRSTRHRVLPPAASAPEEDLVSLIFFYETDHDARITSLAPPLGKTTYPEVIAADYLREKLNAITMT
- a CDS encoding DinB family protein: MTHETERADLIAELATARAALITATNGLTDEQAGARPTVSALCLGGLVKHVASMEENWLRFVVDGPSAMRYDLPDGVTWADMAAGTAREYPQWAIDHQNEFAMQPGDTLAGVLARYEDVAKRSEDVIRTVPELSATHPLPEAPWNRPGTVWTARRAVLHVIAETAQHAGHADILRETLDGQKST
- a CDS encoding helix-turn-helix transcriptional regulator is translated as MPKTSARLLALLSLLQARRDWPGTLLAERLEVSARTVRRDVDRLRELGYPIVTAKGPDGGYRLGAGADLPPLLFDDEQAVALAVALRTVTGGGIEEAAARALTTVRQVMPARLRHRVDALHVTAVSAGPPVDPSVLATLSAAVHAREVLRFDYASSDAPRRAEPHHLVTRSGRWYLVAWDLDRADWRTFRVDRVTPRVPTGPRFELRDLPGGDVAAFVADRFSGKDGGEWPCRGEVILDLPARVVSTYAGDGVVAELGPDRCRLVLGAWSWAGLAASIGRFDADIEVVGPAELKEAFARLAHRYIAAAG
- a CDS encoding chitinase, with product MKSVRRLVTLAVAAGAAMATAVGLAPQAMAAVDPVLASPYLYQWGGQTSPTAAMSATGVKAFTLAFVLSDGTCNPKWDGSRSLTGSDKTMIQNIRNAGGDVIPSFGGWSGTKLGSKCTSASALAGAYQKVIDAYGLKAIDLDIENTDEFQNNTVQDRILNAVKLTKQKNPNLKVVITIGTTTTGPDSWGKRLINQAKAIGAPVDVWSVMPFDFSSGGDMAALTKSAVDGLKNQLKTTFGWSDDTAYRHSGLSSMNGKTDNAGETVTVANFTSIRSYATSHHLARFTFWATNRDCSGGGECSGITQDKYAFTKIVAGYTG
- a CDS encoding winged helix DNA-binding domain-containing protein, which encodes MTVLDARSLNRATLARQLLLDRAALPVHAAVAHLGGLQAQEPQEPFTGLWSRLRAFDPAALSDLLAERRVVRTHLMRRTVHLLTAEDVLAWRARFDAMLRQRVLGTYRRELDGVDLDELAAAGRAVLADGEPRSMAELARAVADRWPSAGPRPLGEMLVAALIPVAQLPPRGLWRARAGVRNLPLASWLGREVDPLHPDDEVGRALVKRYLAAFGPAATADLRAWCGLAGLPAAVKAVREDLVAFRDERGRELLDLPDAPRPGPDTPAPVRFLPAFDNAILGYDDRTRIIDDAHRGLSVAGERVVLVDGRVSATWTVAAETVVVRPLRRLTKPERREVAEEGSALAAFLSDGESDRARVAAG
- a CDS encoding GGDEF domain-containing protein — its product is MVGDSTVAAGGERRPGRFLPAVVPLRWALWRLPRRGQVVYLVAVDALAVAAAVLAALRFPPLATMAAPFALLLGGMLVSAELARAVERHREETLLGPGVDTPWIFAGVLVLRPGLAVALVVLSALHQWFRVRRRPVYRQVFGAAATALAGLVAGAFLTATGAGPLGEVLDARTVLLLTVAGVVFLAVNAALVTAADGPRHPREALPGHAFDAAMTASALPLAWAVAAAPLLVPLLAGATVVLHRGGLGRGRRDHVTLDPGTGVLTAASWRGAAEAELDRLGRHGPGQAVLLLDLDHFRQLNDRYGARIGDAVLRAVADTLRDEVRAADLVGRSGGEEFAVLLPGTGRFDAMAIAERIRLRIASTLVALKASGDGPQFVGVTVSIGVAGCADGLLSDALLAAEAAVLQAKAAGRNRTICAEP